A stretch of the Clostridiales bacterium genome encodes the following:
- a CDS encoding radical SAM mobile pair protein A, with protein sequence MSVCIKDLIQNMNLVIGCAVGCPYCYARNNVKRYHMIDDFSQPEFFPGKLRMMDKPRPQNFLLTGMSDLAGWKLEWREEVFAKIRDNPRHQFLFLSKRPDLLDISTDLDNAWFGVTVTRKAELWRIEALREKIKAKHYHVTFEPLFDDPGTVNLSGIGWIVVGTMTGAQSRKVHTEPAWAYSLTEQAHSHHIPVFWKEDLVPIMGEEQMIQELPEAFNHVLEEQRAWNSRKSK encoded by the coding sequence ATGAGCGTATGCATCAAGGATCTGATCCAGAACATGAACCTGGTGATCGGCTGCGCGGTTGGCTGTCCGTACTGTTATGCCCGGAACAACGTGAAGCGGTATCACATGATCGACGACTTTTCACAGCCGGAATTCTTTCCCGGAAAGCTGCGGATGATGGACAAGCCGCGCCCACAGAACTTCCTGCTGACAGGTATGAGTGACCTGGCGGGCTGGAAACTGGAGTGGCGCGAGGAGGTATTCGCAAAGATTCGGGATAATCCCCGGCATCAGTTCCTGTTTCTCAGCAAACGCCCCGATCTGCTGGATATCAGTACGGATCTGGACAATGCCTGGTTCGGCGTTACGGTCACCCGAAAAGCGGAGCTTTGGCGCATCGAAGCGCTTCGGGAAAAAATAAAGGCAAAACATTATCACGTGACCTTCGAACCGTTGTTCGATGACCCCGGCACGGTCAACCTGTCTGGTATCGGCTGGATTGTCGTCGGCACCATGACCGGAGCTCAGAGTCGGAAGGTTCACACTGAGCCCGCGTGGGCATATTCCCTGACGGAACAGGCGCACAGCCATCACATACCTGTCTTCTGGAAAGAGGATCTCGTTCCGATCATGGGCGAAGAACAGATGATCCAGGAGCTGCCGGAGGCATTCAATCACGTACTGGAGGAACAGAGAGCATGGAACAGCCGGAAATCAAAGTAG
- a CDS encoding radical SAM mobile pair protein B, whose translation MEQPEIKVGFVQTKSIMTKSNGPLGGYSVNPYVGCPHACKYCYASFMKRFTGHTEDWGTFMDVKEWPAITNPQKYAGQKVIVGTVTDGYNPLEEKFGKTRLLLEQLKDSGADILICTKSDLVLRDMDLLTEINKRNRLTVSWSVNTLDENFKNDMDAAVSIERRLAAMKQVYDAGIRTVCFISPVFPGITDIEAIFERAKDQCDLVWLENLNLRGGFKKTIMDYIAAKYPHLMPLYEEIYGKRNRGYFEALEKKAEEMAHRYGCRFVDNETPYERVPQGHPTIVDYFYHEEVRGSQNTGVRNKKEEN comes from the coding sequence ATGGAACAGCCGGAAATCAAAGTAGGATTTGTCCAGACGAAGAGCATCATGACCAAGTCGAATGGGCCGCTGGGCGGGTATTCGGTCAACCCGTATGTGGGCTGTCCCCATGCCTGCAAATACTGCTATGCCAGCTTTATGAAGCGGTTTACCGGGCATACCGAGGATTGGGGCACCTTCATGGATGTGAAGGAATGGCCCGCCATCACCAATCCGCAGAAATATGCCGGGCAGAAGGTGATCGTCGGCACGGTGACCGACGGATATAACCCGTTGGAGGAGAAGTTCGGAAAGACCCGCCTTCTTCTGGAACAGCTGAAGGACAGCGGCGCGGATATCCTGATCTGCACCAAATCCGATCTCGTCCTGCGGGATATGGATCTGCTGACGGAGATCAACAAGCGGAACCGGCTGACGGTTTCATGGTCGGTGAACACGCTGGATGAAAATTTCAAAAACGATATGGACGCGGCGGTCAGCATCGAAAGACGTCTCGCGGCTATGAAGCAGGTCTACGACGCGGGCATCCGGACGGTATGCTTCATTTCGCCGGTATTTCCCGGGATCACGGACATTGAGGCGATCTTCGAACGGGCGAAGGATCAGTGCGACCTGGTCTGGCTGGAGAACCTGAACCTGCGCGGCGGATTCAAGAAGACGATCATGGACTATATCGCGGCGAAGTATCCGCATCTGATGCCGCTGTATGAGGAGATCTACGGAAAGCGGAATCGCGGCTATTTTGAAGCCCTCGAAAAGAAAGCCGAAGAGATGGCTCACAGATACGGCTGCCGCTTCGTGGATAATGAAACGCCCTACGAGCGCGTACCGCAGGGGCATCCGACCATCGTGGACTACTTCTATCATGAAGAGGTTCGAGGCTCCCAGAATACGGGAGTTCGAAATAAGAAGGAGGAAAACTGA
- a CDS encoding cupin domain-containing protein produces the protein MANFSKWNAKQDPRTELHDVLGLTGAEISINNLPAGAGVPFVHTHKKNEEIYIILSGKGSAVLDGEKVDFAAGDVIRVAPAVKRQFSAAADSPVSWACIQVRENSLEEYTAGDAVIG, from the coding sequence ATGGCAAACTTCAGCAAGTGGAACGCAAAGCAGGACCCGAGAACCGAACTGCACGACGTACTGGGACTGACCGGCGCGGAGATCAGCATCAACAACCTTCCCGCAGGCGCGGGTGTGCCTTTCGTACACACCCATAAGAAGAATGAGGAAATCTACATCATCCTGTCCGGCAAGGGCAGCGCTGTACTCGACGGCGAAAAAGTTGATTTTGCCGCCGGAGATGTGATCAGGGTAGCGCCCGCAGTGAAGCGGCAGTTCAGCGCCGCCGCCGATTCACCTGTCAGCTGGGCCTGTATTCAGGTTCGGGAGAATTCCCTCGAAGAGTATACTGCCGGGGATGCTGTCATCGGATAA
- a CDS encoding carbohydrate ABC transporter permease has product MWIVVFCMLFNGGTIPWYMCMKNYGMMDNMAGLILSGSLPVYNVILMMNFFRNFPKDVEEAAIMDGAGKWRTLFQIVVPCSKSVIATITLFVSIYYWNEYFQGLVLSNSESHYPLQTYIRQIVVSIPMGVNLTTEQMIKMNQLSNKSLNAAKVFITIIPMLAVDPFIQKYFVTGIMIGSVKE; this is encoded by the coding sequence ATGTGGATTGTGGTATTTTGCATGCTGTTCAATGGCGGAACCATTCCCTGGTACATGTGCATGAAGAATTATGGCATGATGGACAACATGGCTGGCCTGATCCTAAGTGGCAGTCTCCCCGTATATAATGTGATACTGATGATGAATTTTTTCAGAAACTTTCCGAAGGATGTCGAGGAGGCTGCCATAATGGATGGCGCAGGAAAATGGCGGACTCTTTTCCAAATTGTTGTTCCCTGCTCCAAATCCGTTATCGCTACAATTACCCTGTTCGTCAGTATTTACTATTGGAATGAATACTTTCAGGGGCTTGTGCTTTCCAATTCAGAATCACATTATCCACTGCAAACCTACATCCGCCAGATTGTTGTCAGTATCCCGATGGGAGTAAATCTGACAACGGAACAAATGATTAAGATGAACCAGCTGTCCAACAAGTCCCTGAATGCGGCGAAAGTATTTATTACGATTATTCCCATGCTCGCGGTTGATCCGTTTATTCAGAAATACTTCGTAACGGGGATTATGATCGGTTCTGTTAAGGAATAA
- a CDS encoding helix-turn-helix domain-containing protein — protein sequence MTEKLTLSVEEAGKLLGVSRQIAYQLSRRADFPTLHIGRRVLVPRKQLEAWMDRNVTGMGTVIDQMG from the coding sequence ATGACCGAGAAACTGACCCTCTCTGTGGAGGAAGCCGGAAAGCTGCTGGGAGTTTCCCGCCAGATCGCGTACCAGTTGAGCCGCCGGGCGGATTTCCCGACTCTGCATATCGGCAGGCGCGTGCTGGTGCCCAGGAAGCAGCTGGAAGCCTGGATGGACCGCAATGTGACCGGCATGGGGACCGTCATCGACCAGATGGGCTGA
- a CDS encoding helix-turn-helix transcriptional regulator, translating to MARTAEKPKEGMGARVERERIKRGWSQEDLAARLNTTRSSIKNKELGERPFSLDEAKILCEAFHVTLDYLVNGNETENVPVSEILGLSDEAIYSLRYINERAHSRLKGLDMALSSPALLIALSRYMTYTPADKGYYLSESGSYERGKLIECRMSQELFGDVLKQNILHMAENAKAGNYNATRYFEAYEDFAFDDELNAKLAEPSEPDYDRGKGNAEKE from the coding sequence ATGGCACGGACAGCAGAAAAGCCCAAGGAAGGAATGGGAGCCCGGGTTGAAAGGGAGAGAATCAAAAGAGGATGGTCTCAGGAGGATCTGGCGGCAAGGCTGAACACCACAAGGAGTTCGATTAAAAACAAGGAACTGGGTGAACGACCGTTCTCACTGGATGAAGCAAAGATCCTGTGTGAAGCGTTCCATGTGACGCTGGACTATCTGGTAAACGGAAATGAGACGGAGAACGTCCCGGTCAGCGAAATCCTCGGACTGAGCGATGAAGCAATCTACAGCCTGCGGTATATCAATGAAAGGGCGCACAGCAGGCTGAAGGGCCTGGATATGGCGCTTTCCTCCCCTGCGCTGCTGATCGCGCTCTCCAGGTATATGACCTATACCCCGGCGGATAAAGGCTATTACCTGTCAGAAAGCGGTTCCTATGAGCGCGGTAAATTGATCGAATGCCGGATGAGCCAGGAATTGTTTGGAGATGTGCTGAAGCAGAACATTCTGCATATGGCCGAAAATGCAAAGGCCGGCAATTATAACGCCACACGATACTTCGAAGCATATGAGGATTTTGCCTTTGATGATGAGCTCAATGCCAAGCTAGCTGAGCCTTCAGAACCGGATTATGACAGGGGGAAAGGAAATGCCGAGAAAGAGTAA
- a CDS encoding site-specific integrase, producing MPRKSNTRGAQGDGTIRKRKDGRWEARFTLGVDPGSGKQLQKSVYGKSQDEVRKKLKEITTDVDRGIYMEPTKMTVGQWLDIWIAEYNSDIKDTTKHQYQYQINTHLKPGIGMVKLQELTAVVLQKFINSRSKPFVITQLSKSGKPIKVKKNGLSAKSIHNMHSVLHEALVKAMKLGYIRVNVCDAITLPRAQKVDMHPITGANVKKFLAAIKGDPYEDLYYVTMFTGLREGEVLGLTWDCIDFGKSTMKIYRQLQRDRHRNGPYKFTPLKNSKTRSFMIPDNVKAVLLKVKREQAEKRLQCGSRWENDEGYVFTNDSGHFLMYSTVYARFKQYVKRIGIPETRFHDLRHTYATLALQQGVDVKTVSENLGHATVAFTLDVYGHVTEEMQKKSASLMQAYLEAL from the coding sequence ATGCCGAGAAAGAGTAATACCCGGGGCGCTCAAGGCGACGGAACGATCCGGAAGCGGAAAGACGGCCGCTGGGAGGCCCGATTTACGCTGGGCGTCGATCCGGGATCCGGAAAGCAGCTTCAGAAATCCGTGTACGGGAAATCTCAGGATGAAGTCAGGAAAAAGCTGAAGGAAATCACGACCGACGTTGACCGGGGAATCTATATGGAACCGACAAAAATGACTGTCGGCCAGTGGCTGGATATCTGGATCGCCGAATACAATTCTGATATAAAAGACACGACGAAGCACCAGTATCAGTACCAGATCAACACGCATCTGAAGCCGGGGATCGGGATGGTGAAACTGCAGGAGCTGACGGCAGTCGTGCTCCAGAAGTTCATCAACAGCCGCAGCAAGCCCTTTGTCATCACCCAGCTCTCGAAGAGTGGAAAACCGATTAAAGTTAAGAAGAACGGCCTCTCCGCCAAATCCATCCACAACATGCACAGCGTACTCCATGAGGCGCTGGTAAAGGCAATGAAGCTGGGATATATCCGGGTCAATGTCTGTGACGCCATCACTCTTCCGCGGGCGCAGAAGGTGGATATGCATCCCATTACCGGAGCGAACGTCAAAAAGTTCCTGGCAGCCATCAAAGGCGACCCGTATGAGGATCTGTACTACGTAACGATGTTCACCGGCCTCCGGGAGGGAGAAGTGCTGGGGCTCACCTGGGACTGTATTGACTTCGGAAAGTCCACGATGAAGATATACCGGCAGCTGCAGCGGGATCGGCACCGCAACGGCCCGTATAAGTTTACCCCGCTGAAGAACAGCAAGACCAGATCCTTCATGATCCCGGACAATGTGAAGGCTGTATTGCTGAAAGTGAAACGGGAGCAGGCGGAAAAGCGGCTCCAGTGCGGCAGCCGCTGGGAGAACGATGAAGGCTATGTCTTTACCAATGACTCCGGCCATTTCCTGATGTACAGCACGGTATATGCGCGCTTCAAGCAGTATGTGAAGAGAATCGGCATACCGGAGACCCGGTTCCATGATCTGCGGCACACCTACGCCACGCTTGCGCTCCAGCAGGGTGTAGACGTAAAGACGGTTTCAGAGAACCTGGGCCATGCGACAGTGGCTTTCACACTGGATGTATATGGTCATGTTACAGAGGAAATGCAGAAGAAAAGTGCCAGCCTCATGCAGGCATATCTGGAGGCGCTGTAA
- a CDS encoding MBL fold metallo-hydrolase codes for MDAPFLRSPAVTQVNDHIWLMDDNQEATWFVVAGKEKAMVIDTSIGMSAIRAEAAKVTNLPAICVNTHGHGDHMGGNWSFDKAYMHPADLPLAEETINYPELKNALEQFGLGFPPFETVEDGQVFDLGGLVIEAIHFPGHTPGEIVLLDRQDRILFSGDGILEHLWLQLEESLPVETQIASMEKLLPLRDQFDTILHGHCHNPRSAKLFDALLAALRDLAAGNTAGDVDYPWHGYISRAYPYAYEDEPRCFIVHK; via the coding sequence ATGGATGCCCCGTTTCTCAGAAGTCCTGCTGTTACGCAGGTTAACGACCACATCTGGCTGATGGATGACAATCAGGAAGCCACCTGGTTTGTCGTCGCCGGAAAAGAAAAAGCAATGGTGATCGACACCTCCATCGGTATGTCGGCGATCCGCGCGGAGGCGGCAAAGGTCACAAACCTTCCCGCCATCTGTGTCAATACCCACGGCCACGGCGATCACATGGGCGGCAACTGGAGCTTTGACAAGGCATACATGCATCCGGCCGACCTGCCGCTGGCCGAGGAAACCATCAACTATCCGGAGCTGAAAAACGCGCTGGAGCAGTTCGGTCTGGGCTTCCCGCCCTTTGAGACGGTGGAGGACGGCCAGGTTTTCGACCTGGGCGGTCTGGTAATCGAGGCAATCCACTTCCCGGGGCATACCCCCGGCGAAATCGTCCTGCTGGACCGGCAGGACAGGATCCTGTTCTCAGGTGACGGCATCCTGGAGCACCTGTGGCTGCAGCTGGAGGAATCCCTGCCGGTGGAAACGCAGATCGCCAGTATGGAAAAGCTCCTGCCCCTGCGGGACCAGTTCGACACCATCCTGCACGGCCACTGCCACAATCCCCGCAGCGCAAAGCTGTTTGACGCCCTGCTCGCCGCCCTCCGGGACCTGGCTGCCGGAAATACGGCCGGGGATGTGGATTATCCGTGGCATGGCTATATCAGCCGGGCGTATCCCTATGCGTATGAGGATGAACCCCGGTGCTTCATCGTCCATAAATGA
- a CDS encoding amidophosphoribosyltransferase, whose protein sequence is MAVHEECGVFGVYSEQETDVAGICYYGLYALQHRGQESCGIVVNEDGLFHSHKDLGLVHEVFTGEELSAFPKGKMAVAHTRYGTTGSTNRNNCQPIEVNHQKGRMAIAHNGNLSNAAELRSGLELTGAIFHTTSDTETIAYIVTRERLTAPSIEEALSRAMNTLDGAYSLILMSPRKLICARDPNGFRPLCYGKTPDGMYVIASESCAIRAVGGEVIRDVEPGEILVFSEDGIQSRREHCGRKERRMCVFEYIYFARPDSVIEGISVHDARVLAGRILAKTHPAEADVVIGVPDSGLDAALGFSMESGIPYEIGLIKNKYIGRTFIAPDHRLDQVKIKLSAVENTVRGKRVVLVDDSIVRGTTSGRIVRLLREAGAKEIHMRISAPPFLYPCYYGTDIDSQENLIACKHTVPEIAEIIGADSLGFFPAERLPELNGGRPCCSACFVGKYPTAIPEHNAKNRFEQKISAAAGNTAD, encoded by the coding sequence ATGGCAGTTCATGAGGAATGCGGGGTTTTCGGCGTATACAGCGAGCAGGAAACGGACGTGGCGGGCATCTGCTACTACGGCCTGTACGCACTGCAGCACCGGGGACAGGAAAGCTGCGGAATTGTGGTGAACGAAGACGGGCTGTTCCACTCCCACAAGGACCTCGGCCTGGTGCACGAGGTGTTTACGGGCGAGGAGCTTTCAGCTTTCCCGAAAGGGAAGATGGCGGTGGCGCATACCCGGTACGGGACCACCGGCTCCACCAACCGGAACAACTGCCAGCCGATAGAAGTGAACCATCAGAAGGGCCGGATGGCCATCGCACACAACGGGAACCTGTCCAACGCGGCGGAGCTGCGGAGCGGCCTGGAGCTGACCGGTGCGATTTTCCATACGACCAGCGATACGGAGACCATCGCGTATATTGTGACACGGGAACGGCTGACGGCACCTTCCATCGAGGAAGCCCTCAGCCGGGCGATGAACACGCTGGACGGCGCATATTCCCTGATCCTGATGTCGCCCCGGAAGCTGATCTGCGCCCGGGATCCGAACGGATTCCGGCCTCTGTGCTACGGAAAGACACCGGACGGCATGTATGTGATCGCCTCCGAAAGCTGCGCGATCCGCGCGGTGGGCGGGGAAGTGATCCGGGATGTGGAACCGGGTGAAATCCTGGTATTCAGCGAGGATGGAATCCAGTCCCGGCGGGAACACTGCGGCAGGAAGGAAAGGCGCATGTGCGTCTTTGAGTATATCTACTTTGCCCGGCCGGACTCGGTGATTGAGGGAATATCCGTCCATGACGCGCGGGTGCTGGCCGGACGGATCCTGGCGAAAACCCATCCGGCAGAGGCGGACGTCGTGATCGGTGTGCCGGATTCCGGACTGGACGCGGCGCTGGGTTTCAGCATGGAATCCGGTATTCCATATGAGATCGGCCTGATCAAGAACAAGTATATCGGCCGGACATTCATCGCGCCGGACCACCGGCTGGACCAGGTGAAGATCAAGCTGTCCGCGGTGGAGAATACCGTGCGCGGCAAACGGGTGGTGCTGGTGGACGACTCCATTGTGCGCGGCACGACCAGCGGGCGGATTGTACGGCTGCTGCGGGAAGCCGGCGCAAAGGAAATCCATATGCGGATTTCCGCACCGCCGTTCCTGTATCCGTGCTATTACGGGACGGATATCGATTCCCAGGAGAACCTGATCGCCTGCAAACATACTGTGCCGGAGATCGCGGAGATTATCGGGGCGGACTCGCTGGGGTTCTTCCCGGCAGAACGGCTGCCGGAGCTGAACGGCGGACGCCCGTGCTGCAGCGCGTGCTTTGTCGGAAAGTATCCGACGGCCATACCGGAGCATAACGCGAAAAACCGCTTTGAGCAGAAAATCTCCGCCGCGGCGGGGAACACCGCGGACTGA